From a region of the Rathayibacter sp. VKM Ac-2804 genome:
- a CDS encoding MFS transporter yields MSTALAPPSSESRRARTAVAALFLTNGALFANLVPRFPEIKADLALDNAAYGVSIAAFPAGAIAAGLAAAVVIRRLGSGRAAVLGTILTAIGTVLAGFSPSLLVFAGALAFAGATDAITDVAQNTHGLRVQRRYGRSIINSFHAIWSIGAVLGGSMAAGAIALGLPRAVHLSISGVLFAAVALTALRFLLPGRDDETAVEPGAAPTAVRPRVRPRVVLLLAALVAVAIAGTLVEDAASTWAAVYLGGSLGATAAVAAYGFVALVGAQFVGRILGDRLVDRFGQRAVVRVGGLIAALGMGAALAFPSVPGTIAGFAAAGLGLATTVPAAMHEADEIRGLRAGTGVTIVSWLMRLGFLLSPPIVGLVADGAGLRVGLLVVPIAGVVAVLLAGVLGRRRTAGAAS; encoded by the coding sequence ATGTCCACCGCACTCGCGCCGCCGTCCTCCGAGTCGCGCCGCGCCCGCACCGCCGTCGCCGCGCTCTTCCTCACCAACGGCGCGCTCTTCGCCAACCTCGTGCCGCGCTTCCCCGAGATCAAGGCCGACCTGGCCCTCGACAACGCGGCGTACGGAGTCTCGATCGCCGCGTTCCCCGCCGGCGCGATCGCCGCCGGGCTCGCCGCCGCCGTCGTGATCCGCCGCCTCGGCAGCGGCCGGGCCGCCGTGCTGGGCACGATCCTCACGGCGATCGGGACGGTGCTCGCCGGATTCTCGCCGTCGCTGCTGGTGTTCGCCGGTGCGCTCGCCTTCGCGGGCGCGACCGACGCGATCACCGACGTGGCGCAGAACACCCACGGCCTGCGGGTGCAGCGCCGCTACGGCCGCTCGATCATCAACTCCTTCCACGCGATCTGGTCGATCGGCGCGGTCCTGGGCGGCTCGATGGCGGCCGGGGCGATCGCGCTCGGCCTGCCCCGCGCGGTGCACCTGAGCATCTCGGGGGTGCTCTTCGCGGCCGTCGCGCTGACCGCGCTGCGCTTCCTCCTGCCCGGGCGCGACGACGAGACGGCCGTGGAGCCGGGAGCCGCTCCGACGGCGGTGCGGCCGCGGGTCCGACCGCGGGTGGTGCTGCTGCTCGCAGCCCTGGTCGCGGTGGCGATCGCGGGCACCCTCGTCGAGGACGCGGCGTCGACCTGGGCCGCCGTCTACCTGGGCGGCTCGCTCGGGGCGACCGCTGCGGTGGCGGCCTACGGGTTCGTCGCACTGGTCGGCGCGCAGTTCGTCGGGCGGATCCTCGGCGACCGGCTGGTCGACCGCTTCGGCCAGCGCGCGGTGGTGCGGGTCGGCGGACTGATCGCGGCGCTCGGGATGGGCGCGGCGCTGGCGTTCCCGTCCGTTCCCGGCACGATCGCCGGCTTCGCGGCCGCCGGCCTCGGGCTCGCGACCACGGTCCCCGCGGCGATGCACGAGGCCGACGAGATCCGGGGGCTGCGCGCGGGCACCGGAGTGACGATCGTCTCCTGGCTGATGCGGCTCGGCTTCCTGCTCTCGCCGCCGATCGTCGGGCTCGTGGCCGACGGCGCGGGGCTGCGCGTCGGGCTGCTCGTGGTGCCGATCGCCGGAGTCGTGGCGGTGCTGCTCGCGGGGGTCCTCGGTCGCCGGCGCACGGCGGGAGCCGCGTCGTGA
- a CDS encoding HAD family phosphatase — MTGLEGVRGLEAVLWDMDGTIVDSEPAWVRAQEVLAARCGRAWTHADALALIGSTMEQTVRALQAAGVELPAAEVEAALERDVLAEMRRGLVWRPGARELLRDVHRAGVRQAIVTTSSRVMAQVVVDALAAEVPLAVLVTGDDVRRGKPDPEPYLLAAATLGVDIARCVAIEDSPTGLAAAVASGACAVGVPHDAEFAPGADRTLWPTLAGRGVADLEALLR; from the coding sequence GTGACCGGGCTCGAGGGAGTGCGCGGGCTCGAGGCGGTGCTCTGGGACATGGACGGCACGATCGTCGACTCGGAGCCCGCGTGGGTGCGAGCGCAGGAGGTGCTCGCCGCGCGCTGCGGTCGCGCGTGGACGCACGCCGATGCGCTGGCGCTGATCGGGAGCACGATGGAGCAGACGGTGCGGGCGCTGCAGGCCGCCGGGGTCGAGCTCCCGGCCGCCGAGGTGGAGGCGGCGCTCGAGCGCGACGTCCTCGCGGAGATGCGGCGCGGACTGGTCTGGCGGCCGGGCGCGCGGGAGCTGCTGCGCGACGTGCACCGGGCGGGCGTGCGGCAGGCGATCGTGACCACGTCGTCGCGCGTGATGGCGCAGGTGGTGGTCGACGCGCTCGCGGCGGAGGTGCCGCTCGCGGTGCTCGTCACCGGCGACGACGTGAGGCGGGGCAAGCCGGATCCGGAGCCGTACCTGCTGGCCGCCGCGACGCTCGGCGTCGACATCGCGCGGTGCGTCGCGATCGAGGACTCGCCGACGGGGCTCGCGGCGGCGGTCGCCTCTGGGGCGTGCGCGGTGGGAGTGCCGCACGACGCGGAGTTCGCGCCCGGCGCGGACCGCACGCTGTGGCCGACGCTCGCCGGGCGCGGCGTCGCGGACCTCGAGGCGCTGCTGCGCTGA
- a CDS encoding alpha-L-arabinofuranosidase C-terminal domain-containing protein, protein MTDASATSAATTTSAAATARISLDPAAVVAPVNPRLFGSFVEHLGRCVYDGIYEPGHPTANEDGFRLDVVELVKELGSTTVRYPGGNFVSGYRWEDGVGPREDRPRRRDLAWHSLETNEVGLDDFAKWAKLTGSEIMYAVNLGTRGVLEALDVLEYANGKAGTFLADQRIANGSPEPHDIRMWCLGNEMDGPWQVGHMNADDYGKLASRTAKALKIADPSLELVVCGSSGSSMPTFGEWERVVLEHAYDDVEYVSCHAYYQEYDGDLGSFLASSVEMEFFIATVSATVDHVKHKLRKTKDIKLSFDEWNVWYLQEWTEKEKADAEGDQSTREWAYAPRLLEDVYSVADAVVLGNLMITLLKNSDRVTSASLAQLVNVIAPIMTEPGGAAWRQTTFFPFSTTARLASGSVLKPRIEVGTYSTARHGDAPLVDAVATLDDGRAAVFLVNRSTTDALEVTVDVSGLGVSTVAEALGIFDEDVYAKNTKDDQNRVGLTPVDAVLADDVLTLTLPPVSWTAVAMTA, encoded by the coding sequence ATGACCGACGCCTCCGCCACCTCCGCCGCCACGACCACCTCCGCCGCCGCGACCGCGCGCATCTCCCTCGACCCGGCCGCGGTCGTCGCTCCCGTGAACCCCCGGCTCTTCGGCTCGTTCGTCGAGCACCTCGGCCGCTGCGTCTACGACGGGATCTACGAGCCCGGCCACCCCACCGCGAACGAGGACGGCTTCCGCCTGGACGTCGTCGAGCTGGTCAAGGAGCTCGGCTCGACCACCGTCCGCTACCCCGGCGGCAACTTCGTCTCGGGCTACCGCTGGGAGGACGGCGTCGGCCCGCGAGAGGACCGCCCGCGCCGCCGCGACCTGGCCTGGCACTCGCTGGAGACCAACGAGGTCGGCCTCGACGACTTCGCGAAGTGGGCGAAGCTCACCGGCAGCGAGATCATGTACGCCGTCAACCTCGGCACCCGCGGGGTCCTCGAGGCGCTCGACGTGCTCGAGTACGCGAACGGCAAGGCGGGCACCTTCCTCGCCGACCAGCGGATCGCCAACGGCTCGCCCGAGCCGCACGACATCCGCATGTGGTGCCTCGGCAACGAGATGGACGGCCCCTGGCAGGTCGGCCACATGAACGCGGACGACTACGGCAAGCTCGCCTCGCGCACCGCCAAGGCGCTCAAGATCGCCGACCCGTCGCTCGAGCTCGTGGTCTGCGGCTCCTCCGGCTCGTCGATGCCGACCTTCGGCGAGTGGGAGCGCGTCGTCCTCGAGCACGCCTACGACGACGTCGAGTACGTCTCCTGCCACGCCTACTACCAGGAGTACGACGGCGACCTCGGCTCGTTCCTCGCCTCCTCCGTCGAGATGGAGTTCTTCATCGCGACCGTCTCGGCGACCGTCGACCACGTCAAGCACAAGCTGCGCAAGACCAAGGACATCAAGCTCTCCTTCGACGAGTGGAACGTCTGGTACCTCCAGGAGTGGACCGAGAAGGAGAAGGCCGACGCCGAGGGCGACCAGAGCACCCGCGAGTGGGCCTACGCCCCCCGCCTGCTCGAGGACGTCTACTCGGTGGCCGACGCGGTCGTGCTCGGCAACCTGATGATCACGCTGCTGAAGAACTCCGACCGGGTCACCTCGGCCTCGCTCGCGCAGCTGGTCAACGTGATCGCGCCGATCATGACCGAGCCGGGCGGAGCGGCGTGGCGGCAGACCACGTTCTTCCCGTTCTCGACGACCGCGCGCCTCGCCTCGGGCTCGGTGCTGAAGCCGCGCATCGAGGTCGGCACGTACTCGACCGCGCGGCACGGCGACGCGCCGCTGGTCGACGCCGTGGCGACGCTCGACGACGGCCGCGCGGCGGTCTTCCTCGTGAACCGCTCGACGACCGACGCCCTCGAGGTGACCGTCGACGTGAGCGGGCTCGGCGTCTCGACCGTCGCCGAAGCGCTCGGGATCTTCGACGAGGACGTCTACGCCAAGAACACCAAGGACGACCAGAACCGCGTCGGCCTCACGCCCGTCGACGCCGTGCTGGCCGACGACGTGCTGACGCTGACCCTGCCCCCCGTCTCCTGGACGGCGGTCGCCATGACGGCGTAG
- a CDS encoding LacI family DNA-binding transcriptional regulator, with translation MAVTLHDVARAADVSIKTVSNVINDYPHVRPATRERVQAAITALGYRPNLAARSLRRGRTGVIGLALPELSLPYFAELADSVMRAADPLGLTVLIEQTGGDAERERSVLTGARRRLTDGLLFSPLGLGEGDEDALAVDFPLVLLGERIFTGRVDHVTMQNVAAARAATAHLIAAGRRRILALGAHDGGGVSSASLRLEGYRAALADAGIPFDPRLTGGAGPWRRSGGAEAMRRLLDSGLAFDAVFALNDTLALGALRALQDAGVRVPEDVAVIGFDDIDEARYASPSLSSIDSGRDEIARTAVELLQARIDGTRTEPPELREAAFALIARESTGG, from the coding sequence ATGGCGGTCACGCTGCACGACGTCGCCCGCGCCGCCGACGTCTCGATCAAGACGGTCTCCAACGTCATCAACGACTACCCGCACGTGCGGCCCGCGACCCGGGAGCGCGTGCAGGCGGCGATCACCGCCCTCGGCTACCGCCCGAATCTCGCCGCGCGGAGCCTGCGCCGCGGCCGCACCGGCGTGATCGGCCTCGCGCTGCCCGAGCTGAGCCTCCCCTACTTCGCCGAGCTCGCCGACAGCGTGATGCGCGCCGCCGATCCGCTCGGGCTGACCGTCCTGATCGAGCAGACGGGCGGCGACGCCGAGCGCGAGCGCAGCGTGCTGACCGGGGCGCGGCGCCGGCTCACCGACGGCCTGCTCTTCAGCCCGCTCGGGCTCGGCGAGGGCGACGAGGACGCGCTCGCCGTCGACTTCCCCCTCGTCCTGCTCGGCGAGCGGATCTTCACCGGCCGGGTCGACCACGTCACGATGCAGAACGTCGCCGCCGCCCGCGCCGCGACCGCGCACCTGATCGCGGCCGGCCGGCGGCGCATCCTCGCGCTCGGCGCCCACGACGGCGGCGGGGTCAGCTCGGCGTCGCTGCGCCTCGAGGGCTACCGGGCGGCGCTCGCGGACGCGGGGATCCCCTTCGACCCTCGCTTGACCGGGGGCGCCGGACCCTGGCGGCGCTCGGGCGGCGCGGAGGCGATGCGGCGCCTGCTCGACTCCGGCCTCGCCTTCGACGCGGTCTTCGCGCTGAACGACACCCTCGCCCTCGGCGCGCTGCGGGCGCTGCAGGACGCCGGCGTCCGGGTGCCGGAGGACGTCGCGGTGATCGGCTTCGACGACATCGACGAGGCGCGCTACGCGTCGCCGAGCCTCAGCAGCATCGACTCGGGCCGCGACGAGATCGCCCGGACGGCGGTGGAGCTGCTGCAGGCCAGGATCGATGGCACGCGGACGGAGCCGCCGGAGCTGCGCGAGGCGGCGTTCGCGCTGATCGCCCGGGAGTCGACCGGGGGCTGA
- a CDS encoding DapH/DapD/GlmU-related protein has protein sequence MDAREHEVRRRMDAHELYVDAGDGLAALEEERIRGKELAHAYNATGPREVDERRRLLHELFEAVGEGAWVEPPLHVAYGSRVRLGADVYVNFGLTLVDDVEVVIGDRVMIAPNVTISTTGHPVHPELRRDGTQFSAPVVIEDDVWIGAGAILLPGVVIGAGSVVAAGAVVTASVPPLVVAGGVPARVLRPIGEEDRSWEWRSPRTLGRARDAAVGGEGVGPGR, from the coding sequence ATGGACGCGCGCGAGCACGAGGTCCGCCGGCGGATGGACGCCCACGAGCTGTACGTCGACGCCGGCGACGGCCTGGCGGCGCTCGAGGAGGAGCGGATCCGCGGCAAGGAGCTCGCGCACGCCTACAACGCGACCGGCCCCCGCGAGGTCGACGAGCGCCGGCGCCTGCTGCACGAGCTGTTCGAGGCGGTCGGCGAGGGCGCCTGGGTCGAGCCGCCGCTGCACGTCGCCTACGGCAGCCGGGTCCGCCTGGGCGCGGACGTCTACGTGAACTTCGGGCTGACGCTGGTCGACGACGTCGAGGTGGTCATCGGCGACCGGGTGATGATCGCGCCGAACGTCACGATCAGCACGACCGGGCACCCCGTGCATCCGGAGCTGCGCCGCGACGGCACGCAGTTCTCGGCGCCGGTCGTGATCGAGGACGACGTCTGGATCGGTGCGGGCGCGATCCTGCTGCCGGGCGTGGTGATCGGTGCGGGCTCCGTGGTGGCCGCCGGCGCGGTCGTCACCGCGAGCGTGCCGCCGCTGGTCGTCGCGGGCGGCGTGCCGGCGCGGGTGCTGCGGCCGATCGGCGAGGAGGACCGCTCCTGGGAGTGGCGCTCGCCGCGCACGCTCGGCCGAGCCCGGGACGCCGCGGTGGGCGGCGAGGGCGTCGGACCCGGCCGGTAG